tgtcTCCTTGTGATCATGCATGCAACAAGAACAATAATGTCTGATAAAACTGGTAACTAATGGTATTTGATTTTCACTTCTCTAGGAGCAATACCCCTAAGCTAATGTCAGTAAAGGTTCCTTATATATGTTACACTGCGTATGTCTTTGACCCTTGGAGCATTAAACTTGCAATTTTGAAGCCATCGACAATGCCTCCTTTATTCGACTTTGAACCAAACCCAAATCTAAGGTGTGATAAAATCTGTTACCACTTCTTCTTGGATTTTTTTAGAGTAATATTTAActtaggttttattttttattttcccaACTTCAACTTGCAGAATACCCAGAACATTAAAGACATAGCTTTTAAATGTGATGGATAactctgtttattttttacccAGACAACAGACTATCACCTCCAGCAGGTAAGGgtcaaagttcaaggtcataTAAGAATTCTCTGTCTTACTTTGTTACCTTTCATGATTTCTCCTCTCTGAGTGGATGACAAAGAAAATCCAGGTAACACGTACATCTCCTCACAGCTGTTTCAGACATTATGCAACCTGTTGTTGGTCTGGATTTTGATGGCACTGTCCAACACAACTAAAACACATTGATCAATGAATCACTTCATAACAAACAAATTAagtatatttattatgtttattttgattattttatttatacatatagactaaatataaacataatttttattaatttcctgTAATTTACTGATACATCTTTGAATTTAAGATAATTGATCTAGTGTTAACAGGAAATGCCTCCTCTTCAATTtcgaaatttgaattttttaaagaataactgtTCAATATACCCCATACATATCATTAGATTAAAATTAACCATGTGTCAACTATCAACTACAGCATACCTCTGGATTAAATTAATGAGTCTCTTCAAATTCTTAAAAAGATCCAATCCTGCATATTAAGATGTGTAATAAAGTGTTCACAGTAGTCTTAATAAGTAAAGTTCAATcttttattataaacatatgCTATTTTCCCATGTGGTATTTCAAACCCCATGTTACAATTCTTGACTTTTCAATTATGGCTATGGTCCATTTTCTTTTGTATCATTAGGTAGCTAGACTGTATGCTCACTCATACTGCTTGGTAATATTCTTATAatagaattcaatatttaacCATTATATTATGCTGGAGGGTTCATTATTTGTTTCTTATGTTTAGTCGATGGAgtcttttgaattttgaataatGCTGTGTGGTTGAAGAACAAAAAGGAACttggaaaaaaattgattattgcTCTACAGAGTTAGTTCATCAATTAAGCTTTTGGCTTTGAATTTGCTAAGAAAACAGAATAATGCattgaaactttaaaatatcaatacgtgtaaataattaataagtCCCTTCCTAACTGGCTTGCGTTTTGTCACCATAGCGAATCTGAGACCATAGTTAACTCGATCCACTTAATTTGATGGTGACTTTTGGAAGAATTAGTCTGAAATATGTGACAGCAGTGTAAAACCACTGAGACTGTTAGATTAAACTGATGTCGTAGTTGCTGCAACGTAGTAATTAGTTTAATTAGTGCGTCGGGTGGCAAGGCGATGAAGCGTAGGCCTAGCATAAGTCAGTATTCGGAGGAATACCAGAGCGATGGAGAACCCACCGCCAGGAAGGAGTACGCAAGCCCCCCACCCCCCTACAGGTCTGATATCATTTCTGGCTCAGTAATCGCAGCTTCTAGCTGTCGAACAAACACAAAACTGTTATTTTGTATGGTTATCTTCTTTATAGATCAAACAGTACTTTCAAAGTATGAACTGGTAGTCAGTCACTATAGTAttcatttatttgcaatttcTGTGTTGGAATTTTTTTCAAGGTATTGCTctgaatattgatttttttttctgatattctGTTTCATGgttatgaattataaattttttacaaaaattgagTCTGTTTTATCAGTATAATTATTACACAACTGATACATGCTATTgccaattttcaaactttttgtGCTTCATAAATTATGacttattgatttttgttttgaaagctAGATTTATAATAGAACTGCATGGTATCTATAATTCAAATGCAAGttttatgatatacatgtattatttaaatgatGAACACATATATTAATTAGTAAATTTACACGGAACTGACTAATAATTCTGTGTGATCATTAACTTTTGAAATTAGACTGCATGTACTTAACTAACCTTGTTATATGTTCTATCCAGAGTTTTTACATTAAACTATTAGAAACTCTTTTTAATCAAGTCAATGAACAGTAATTTTAAGCTGCCCACAGTAATTTATATTTAACACAGTTAATGCTAATTTACTTTCTATTTAAATAACTATAAAAGTAGATTTATGATTTAATCATTTGCAACTGTATTAAAAATGGTTTCAAgacatttgtgaaaaaaaaatgaaaatttatataagactaaaacaacaaatgaagaaaatatttaaaattgagttttccATTCAACGGAGTTATTTTATCTCCCTTTAATTATCATCAGCTGACAATTAGTTATAAATGTTTATGCTCATTGCTACTTGGTTTGATTTGCAagttgaagttttttttatcatgaatacatgtattaattaacatcataattttcattgaattcaaaGCATTATACACAATGTGATAAATGGAGTGCTTTTTTTAGGCCGCCTGTTGCCACACAGTTTCCGTCCAAATATGCCTATCTTCCTGACATCAACTCGCCGCGACCTCCAGATAGAAGTCTGGTTCCAGTAAATGGACGGAAACAGAGTCCAGCTGGATATAATCCAAACCTTGACCTAGATGCTGATGAGCGAATTCGACAACTGGAGGTCAGATTAAATGTCGCAGAAAAATCAAACCGAGCCCTCTTGGAGGAAGTGCTACGATTACAGGGTGATATTAAGACTGCGAATCGCAGAAATGACGAAGTGTTACGGGAGGAGAAGGGCTCGCGACACAACCTTGAATCCGCCATGAAAATAAACAACGAACTTATCACACAGTTAAGTGCTCGAATCAAAGAAGCAGAAGACAAGTTGTCTGAGGAGAAGTCTGCATTGAGCTCACTTGTCAATCACACAAAAGGGGTGGAGCAAGCTGTCAAAAGCAGTCAGAATGAACTGATAGCCAAGAAAGATATCCAATCACAAAAGTAAGGAAATCAGTCAATCAGTTGATTGAATATACTCTGTTTCTTGTCCTATTAAGAATGTTTCAAACCATTATAGTAATTTAAGATACTATCTTCACTAGCCAAGGGGTTACGATGACAGCTCCTCTTCTCTGCAGCCTAGTAATGGAATGAATTGTAAACCTTTGGCTAGCAAAGGTGGCAAGATAAACATATACTTCATGAGTACAATTCATTTAAATCTCTAGAGGCAATTAATATTATAAGTAAATTTTTAGATTGGTAGAAATGAGGGCAGAGATGGAGGAATTACAAGGAGCTAAAAATCAACTGGAGCGCATCTGTTTCTCTATGGCTGATGACATCAGAACCCTGAAGATGAAGGTAGACCAACAGTCTGCTGAAATAGGAACAGTGTCATCAGACATGAGGAACAGATCCAAAAAACTAGAGGATGACAACAGAAATCAGGTAAGATCAAAAGGAGTTCCGAAGGATGCTGATTgcataatgtatatatatatataatgtataactaaaatgtttgtGTTGTAACAATGATAACGTACTGAGATTTATTGTTAGTTCTTAACCAATGTCTCTAATAATAACTGTAAATATCTCCACTTGCCTTTTAATCTATCAGAAATTTTCTTCTaactatattatatattaatagaAGTGAAATTGCTGTTGTAACATGTACAGAAATACCACAGTGTGATGTAAATAAGAACTCGTCATGTTTATCCTATATTTACATCCACAATTGTAAATTCAACACATCAGAGCACTGTTATCACTACATGCAGGCACTTTGAATGCACATTCAGTGTTGTAAAATCACGTCGAAACTTATGATTCTCATTTATTGAgcaattaaattgttttaaggATAATGTTacataaaagtaataaaagttCAGAATTATAGGGAATGGTGTCTATAAAAATACCATCTATATAAATATGTACGATCTTACtatgaaatatatttcaactttgtGAATCAATGTCCAATGTCTTTCCCGTACCGTTTGTAACAGTCATGTTTCttacttaaattttaaagtcaTTTGAATTTGTGCATCAAGTAAATCCATGAAATTCagtgataaaaaataatgacgTCAAAGCCACAATATATGATACCAGCTACTATCCATTTTCTTTCTTGACTCAAAAAATATGCGAAAAATTGTAACCTTTTTCATTCGCACCagtcatttttggcaatttAGAAATTTTCTTATCGCAAACAATTAATTCCAGACATATTAGAATTACCCATATTATTTGTGATGTAAAAGTGACTGTGGAAACAGTGAAAATAAGATAATTGTACATGAGATAACCTTATATCTACATACATGTGTATGCATTACATTAATCAGTTCTTAATTACAGTGAgcatgtattatcaatttacaATAACAGTACCATACTTCAGGGTAGATGCACAAATCATTTCTTATTGCCAACAAAATAGAGATTTGTTGTTATGTCTACATGTGATCAGATTTTGAGAGATTGaataatgttgttgttttttatttccttaATGTTTATATAATGTTTCTGTATCTGGTAATATTAACTGCAATCAGGCTGAGGAGGTAAAGAATTCTGTAGTGTAACAAGTCCAACAACAAAGATTTATGTCCCCTTTGTGCTTCATTGTTTTGGAGCATattgtttttatgataaattacaTCTTTAGCCTAgacgacattttttttaaaaaacctttaaatTATGCGTTGAGCCATATTGAAGAGATCGAACTTTGCAACTTATCTGCTTGGTTCAATGCATCCCTGAagatattcatttgatttaaagGTTTACTCTGCGGTTATATTGGAATTTAGTGCTTGACTTGATCTTGAATTTGCAAATTATAGATAAAGTTTGTAGTCTAGTGTAGATATTATATCATCATGCAGACATTTTTAgaacattaatgttattatttttttttttttttcgaggaAAGTAAATTTTCCTGTATCgatttaaatcttaatttttagTCTCTGCTGAATTCTATTTTAAAGACAGCTTTTTTGacattgaattatattttatttttaacagagaGTGAGTTCAATGCTGTATGGTATTACTGATTCTTTTAATTgatatcattataaaatataGAGATACTTTGTATAAGAATTTGCAAGCACTTAATGCCTTTTGAAGAATTCAGGGGATTTTAATGTAAGAAAGAATCAGGGGGTTTTTTTCTCGATCTATTTAtccttgtatatatttatatatccatTATTTACTAGTAAACTAGAAATACAGTGATTTTCCACAGCTTTCATTGTATATCTCCTTACTGTATCGTGACACAAGCTTTCTGGAGTCATGTGGTGTATTTTGGTCACTTTCATGTATTGTTTTGACTTTTAGGTTACATAGAATCATTTCCATAATAACATTACGATATCAGTTGTGCTTTAGCTTTGAATTTTCAATCACTTTTATTCCTTATTAGGTTTAATTTTGGAAAGTATGATAGAAAAGCTCCTTTTAgttgtacatgtttaaaatatgttcGATTTGAATTGCTCAAAAAGTTATCAGAATTTCAGATTATAAAACTTAGTTtccaattttgataatttttttttaaactatcacGCATAAaggtttgtttttataattaacaAAGAACATTTGATATCAGCTAGTAACTGTAATGTATACTTGGTTTTAGTTGGATACACTGCGGAAGACATCAACAATTCAGTCCCAGACAGAGCAACAAACTACACAACTCAGAGGCCAGGTGGAAACCAGGTAAATGTAGCTCAGGTGAAAATAGATAAAAACAGAATcaggtaaaaaaaagaaaagaaaatgagtGAAAATACTAATgacaaatttttattcaaatgaacTATATGTGCATTAAGAGATACATGTCTGTTACAATTATATAATCATCGTTGGTGTTCCTTTCACAGATTATCAGAACTTCGTGATGTCTTGGTGGATGTACGGGCTAAACAGGAGTCTGAGCTCAATGAGAGGAGAACATTAGAGCAGCAAATGTCCAAAAAGTAGGTCAAATCAcagattttattctttaatgaaagctgtttcaatttatttggaatagtacatgtacaatgaactTCTGAACTTACTCtgaccaaaatattgatgtTTTGTTTGTCTCAGAATTTATGAATTACAACAAGCATTAAGTGAAGCCAACAGGCGCAGGGATGAGGGAATGCACACGATGGACATCATACTGCGGGAGAAGGACCACGCCAATCAAGCGGACAAGCTCAATCTGACATCCAAAGTTGCTGACACTGTGGAGGATGTCAACAAAAGGCTCCTCTCTAAGGAAATCAAAATGAGGGAGGAGATGCAGGAACGATACCTGCAGCTGGAAAGGGTAAGTTTCAAAAGTAGGTTTTTTTCCTTACAAATCCTTAAAATTAAATGGGCGTTTTTCTACTTTTCTGATCATTCAGATTCGAACCAGCtctgaatttttgtatgttaGCCGGGGCATTGATGCCTGCAATCAAGCTTCATCTATATAGAAACTTTAAATTAGTATGAAATCAGTCGCACGGTTCTGACTTTTTTGCCATTACCATGACAAGAATAAAGATAAAGTTGAGACCTGAAACACTGAGGCCCTTTAATGCAGTATTAAATTAAAGAGTAAAAGATTGATCTCTTTTCAATgacaaaaagtttagagataaaatttgttatagAGATGCATGGATTAGAAAATGTGCATTTTTAGTGAGataattcatataattttctgAATTGCTTTCCTTGAACAGTTAATTCAGCAAGAGCAACAAAACCGCCGTGACGCAGAGAGGGCTATGCGAGAAGACATCGATAGGAAATTCCTCACCCTCAAACATGCCACAGAGGAACTTAACCTTGACATCAAAGAGCAACTCAAGGTAACACAAATTGCAGAAAAgagattattattttaaagctAAGGTGTGGATATTCTTTTGTAgatttggaaataaaaatctttgcaaAGAAGATTGCATTTTAATCGTATAGAGttaaaaggactatgtgcggtatactcaaatatctgcccccgatttcaaccaatttttaaatagtatcgtataaaaataaaatcttcacaattcattgtatagaggatgcctataactttaatcttgattttagtcataattgctcattcgctgcttatctatgacgtcacctaaatgacctaatttcagctaatttgcaaacaaatgaaaatattctcatttttgctctatattttgcattcggaagtatagagcgcaggtctgctcaagtgcgattttaacatatgtttttcttcagatagatatacacattatactaaaaaatggtagttgagcaagcctgcgctcgatgtttcccagtcgaaaaaccatcggaaaacacccatattttgctacaaaacatcaatttatcaaaataatgccatcttcatgacgtcatttctacattatgacgtcactatggtgataaccttttacacctttatttccaatatgattttagctatcttttaccttattttcaaagctctttttaaaactttgattttgggggcaaaaaatgcataaaaccgcacatagtcctttgctccataatgatataataataaatgtatgtGTAACAATATGTTTACAGAATGAAAAAGTCAAAACAAAGGAGACTGTAGCAAAATTAGACGAGTCCATTTCCATAGTGGAGAAACAATCAGCAGAGAATAAAAAACAGTTTGAGAAAGTGATGGGTGCTGAAATCAGTCAACGGTAGGAACAGACTTGTCATTACTTGCTCAAAATGTGTGGGAAAATCAAGGGATAAACTGTACATACATGATTTTGTGcgtttttttaaagtgaaagcTTGAATTCGCATATATGAAATGTATGAATTTTGTCATTGTAGGAAAATGCATGAAGCAAGCACAATTGAGAAATTGGCCAGTGTCAACGAGAAATTACAGATAGCCACCTCCTCCCTGCAGCAGTCAATAGGGGGAATAACTCAAGTCATGAACAGTCAAAATGAAAAGGTACATCATAATTCAAATGTTTGTGATGGTTGAGTCTTTACAGACCGAGAATATTGACCTAAATAACACAGTAAAAGAGCTCTGGACTAGAAATACATTGTTCAATAGTTGGACCTTGGTTTATACTCAATATGTATTTGTTTCCCCCTAACTTTCCTTAAGCAAAGGTGACTGTAGACTAGCTGCGTTGTTAAGCCAATTTATGGATATGACTAATAAGTCCATGGGAGCAAAGAATACTTAAGAATATCATTATAAGCTTGTTTTACTGTAACCCTCTGTAATTTCATTGTTTCATTGTTTCAGATGAAGAGAGAAATCCGTGGAATGATGAGTGAACAAAAGGAGGCCAGTACTCGAGCC
This portion of the Magallana gigas chromosome 7, xbMagGiga1.1, whole genome shotgun sequence genome encodes:
- the LOC105345092 gene encoding coiled-coil domain-containing protein 154 isoform X18 — encoded protein: MQNSVLWKKLYHNPAQYVKPKTEPTVPVSARLARETTPEDYRRGRGSQTDRQQTITSSRPPVATQFPSKYAYLPDINSPRPPDRSLVPVNGRKQSPAGYNPNLDLDADERIRQLEVRLNVAEKSNRALLEEVLRLQGDIKTANRRNDEVLREEKGSRHNLESAMKINNELITQLSARIKEAEDKLSEEKSALSSLVNHTKGVEQAVKSSQNELIAKKDIQSQKLVEMRAEMEELQGAKNQLERICFSMADDIRTLKMKVDQQSAEIGTVSSDMRNRSKKLEDDNRNQAEELDTLRKTSTIQSQTEQQTTQLRGQVETRLSELRDVLVDVRAKQESELNERRTLEQQMSKKIYELQQALSEANRRRDEGMHTMDIILREKDHANQADKLNLTSKVADTVEDVNKRLLSKEIKMREEMQERYLQLERLIQQEQQNRRDAERAMREDIDRKFLTLKHATEELNLDIKEQLKNEKVKTKETVAKLDESISIVEKQSAENKKQFEKVMGAEISQRKMHEASTIEKLASVNEKLQIATSSLQQSIGGITQVMNSQNEKMKREIRGMMSEQKEASTRAMTDLDARMGYMKTRMNEFEDKLEARVATMVKKFENKEEKEQAEATAVLSQNLREKVDAISIWQDTTQQTIKELSTNLTKLPEELYALQEKQTLMKTDMDSRFTSESEARSREIELLKAELETMKERHSPLPATKSDLDNLAAEVSSDPQVQGSVRKLADSIQTVKTVLGMKIQSEQKLRQEEIQKLQDEIAILRTALEPLVKKPIGKNFVKGRGNAEDVNKWNVANAYSEGI
- the LOC105345092 gene encoding coiled-coil domain-containing protein 154 isoform X16; the protein is MQNSVLWKKLYHNPAQYVKPKTEPTVPVSARLARETTPEDYRRGRGSQTDRQQTITSSRPPVATQFPSKYAYLPDINSPRPPDRSLVPVNGRKQSPAGYNPNLDLDADERIRQLEVRLNVAEKSNRALLEEVLRLQGDIKTANRRNDEVLREEKGSRHNLESAMKINNELITQLSARIKEAEDKLSEEKSALSSLVNHTKGVEQAVKSSQNELIAKKDIQSQKLVEMRAEMEELQGAKNQLERICFSMADDIRTLKMKVDQQSAEIGTVSSDMRNRSKKLEDDNRNQAEELDTLRKTSTIQSQTEQQTTQLRGQVETRLSELRDVLVDVRAKQESELNERRTLEQQMSKKIYELQQALSEANRRRDEGMHTMDIILREKDHANQADKLNLTSKVADTVEDVNKRLLSKEIKMREEMQERYLQLERLIQQEQQNRRDAERAMREDIDRKFLTLKHATEELNLDIKEQLKNEKVKTKETVAKLDESISIVEKQSAENKKQFEKVMGAEISQRKMHEASTIEKLASVNEKLQIATSSLQQSIGGITQVMNSQNEKMKREIRGMMSEQKEASTRAMTDLDARMGYMKTRMNEFEDKLEARVATMVKKFENKEEKEQAEATAVLSQNLREKVDAISIWQDTTQQTIKELSTNLTKLPEELYALQEKQTLMKTDMDSRFTSESEARSREIELLKAELETMKERHSPLPATKSDLDNLAAEVSSDPQVQGSVRKLADSIQTVKTVLGMKIQSEQKLRQEEIQKLQDEIAILRTALEPLVKKPIGKNFVKGRGNAEDVNKWNVANAYRWSKWKSRLTYILWKVRQQKENSNTHGQTSSSVNPSESDQFRTTW
- the LOC105345092 gene encoding coiled-coil domain-containing protein 154 isoform X14; this translates as MQNSVLWKKLYHNPAQYVKPKTEPTVPVSARLARETTPEDYRRGRGSQTDRQQTITSSRPPVATQFPSKYAYLPDINSPRPPDRSLVPVNGRKQSPAGYNPNLDLDADERIRQLEVRLNVAEKSNRALLEEVLRLQGDIKTANRRNDEVLREEKGSRHNLESAMKINNELITQLSARIKEAEDKLSEEKSALSSLVNHTKGVEQAVKSSQNELIAKKDIQSQKLVEMRAEMEELQGAKNQLERICFSMADDIRTLKMKVDQQSAEIGTVSSDMRNRSKKLEDDNRNQAEELDTLRKTSTIQSQTEQQTTQLRGQVETRLSELRDVLVDVRAKQESELNERRTLEQQMSKKIYELQQALSEANRRRDEGMHTMDIILREKDHANQADKLNLTSKVADTVEDVNKRLLSKEIKMREEMQERYLQLERLIQQEQQNRRDAERAMREDIDRKFLTLKHATEELNLDIKEQLKNEKVKTKETVAKLDESISIVEKQSAENKKQFEKVMGAEISQRKMHEASTIEKLASVNEKLQIATSSLQQSIGGITQVMNSQNEKMKREIRGMMSEQKEASTRAMTDLDARMGYMKTRMNEFEDKLEARVATMVKKFENKEEKEQAEATAVLSQNLREKVDAISIWQDTTQQTIKELSTNLTKLPEELYALQEKQTLMKTDMDSRFTSESEARSREIELLKAELETMKERHSPLPATKSDLDNLAAEVSSDPQVQGSVRKLADSIQTVKTVLGMKIQSEQKLRVSGLENLQVQVNQIKANVGVGNIYSGQPDYRNDNGLDTGLGSWDDPTPHTSSSKNPNSSADQYPSTSRNDGKDTNTQMGTIPESGDTSRKTPVSPSKGGKTKSPANSRTVTPSKSRNVTPSQSRNNTPTQPSRNVTPNTGRNKKSPTPSTGKTGTNTARDGDQTNRQDGNKTPKGGNDTARDGNQTDRDGNQTISSLADV
- the LOC105345092 gene encoding coiled-coil domain-containing protein 154 isoform X17 codes for the protein MQNSVLWKKLYHNPAQYVKPKTEPTVPVSARLARETTPEDYRRGRGSQTDRQQTITSSRPPVATQFPSKYAYLPDINSPRPPDRSLVPVNGRKQSPAGYNPNLDLDADERIRQLEVRLNVAEKSNRALLEEVLRLQGDIKTANRRNDEVLREEKGSRHNLESAMKINNELITQLSARIKEAEDKLSEEKSALSSLVNHTKGVEQAVKSSQNELIAKKDIQSQKLVEMRAEMEELQGAKNQLERICFSMADDIRTLKMKVDQQSAEIGTVSSDMRNRSKKLEDDNRNQAEELDTLRKTSTIQSQTEQQTTQLRGQVETRLSELRDVLVDVRAKQESELNERRTLEQQMSKKIYELQQALSEANRRRDEGMHTMDIILREKDHANQADKLNLTSKVADTVEDVNKRLLSKEIKMREEMQERYLQLERLIQQEQQNRRDAERAMREDIDRKFLTLKHATEELNLDIKEQLKNEKVKTKETVAKLDESISIVEKQSAENKKQFEKVMGAEISQRKMHEASTIEKLASVNEKLQIATSSLQQSIGGITQVMNSQNEKMKREIRGMMSEQKEASTRAMTDLDARMGYMKTRMNEFEDKLEARVATMVKKFENKEEKEQAEATAVLSQNLREKVDAISIWQDTTQQTIKELSTNLTKLPEELYALQEKQTLMKTDMDSRFTSESEARSREIELLKAELETMKERHSPLPATKSDLDNLAAEVSSDPQVQGSVRKLADSIQTVKTVLGMKIQSEQKLRQEEIQKLQDEIAILRTALEPLVKKPIGKNFVKGRGNAEDVNKWNVANAYSKSNSKRSNTMNS
- the LOC105345092 gene encoding coiled-coil domain-containing protein 154 isoform X15, translated to MQNSVLWKKLYHNPAQYVKPKTEPTVPVSARLARETTPEDYRRGRGSQTDRQQTITSSRPPVATQFPSKYAYLPDINSPRPPDRSLVPVNGRKQSPAGYNPNLDLDADERIRQLEVRLNVAEKSNRALLEEVLRLQGDIKTANRRNDEVLREEKGSRHNLESAMKINNELITQLSARIKEAEDKLSEEKSALSSLVNHTKGVEQAVKSSQNELIAKKDIQSQKLVEMRAEMEELQGAKNQLERICFSMADDIRTLKMKVDQQSAEIGTVSSDMRNRSKKLEDDNRNQAEELDTLRKTSTIQSQTEQQTTQLRGQVETRLSELRDVLVDVRAKQESELNERRTLEQQMSKKIYELQQALSEANRRRDEGMHTMDIILREKDHANQADKLNLTSKVADTVEDVNKRLLSKEIKMREEMQERYLQLERLIQQEQQNRRDAERAMREDIDRKFLTLKHATEELNLDIKEQLKNEKVKTKETVAKLDESISIVEKQSAENKKQFEKVMGAEISQRKMHEASTIEKLASVNEKLQIATSSLQQSIGGITQVMNSQNEKMKREIRGMMSEQKEASTRAMTDLDARMGYMKTRMNEFEDKLEARVATMVKKFENKEEKEQAEATAVLSQNLREKVDAISIWQDTTQQTIKELSTNLTKLPEELYALQEKQTLMKTDMDSRFTSESEARSREIELLKAELETMKERHSPLPATKSDLDNVQGSVRKLADSIQTVKTVLGMKIQSEQKLRVSGLENLQVQVNQIKANVGVGNIYSGQPDYRNDNGLDTGLGSWDDPTPHTSSSKNPNSSADQYPSTSRNDGKDTNTQMGTIPESGDTSRKTPVSPSKGGKTKSPANSRTVTPSKSRNVTPSQSRNNTPTQPSRNVTPNTGRNKKSPTPSTGKTGTNTARDGDQTNRQDGNKTPKGGNDTARDGNQTDRDGNQTISSLADV